One Streptomyces sp. SAI-135 DNA segment encodes these proteins:
- the betA gene encoding choline dehydrogenase, with translation MAPQQYDFVIVGGGSAGSALANRLSADPGNRVLVLEAGRPDYPWDVFIHMPAALTYPIGSRFYDWKYESEPEPHMGGRRVYHARGKVLGGSSSINGMIFQRGNPMDYERWAADPGMETWDYAHCLPYFKRMENCLAADPDDEFRGHDGPLVLERGPADNPLFGAFLKATEEAGYPPTEDVNGYRQEGFAKFDRNVHRGRRLSASKAYLKPARKRPNLTVTTRALVTRVLFEGKRAVGVEYRRGRGALQQVRAKEVILCGGAINSPQLLQLSGVGNAGELRALGIDVVHDLPGVGENLQDHLEVYIQYACKQPVSVQPYLAKWRAPFIGLQWLFRKGPAATNHFEAGGFCRSNDDVDYPNLMFHFLPIAVRYDGSVPAGGHGYQVHVGPMYSDALGSVKIRSRDPEEHPALRFNYLSTEQDRREWVEAVRVARRLLNQPALAPYNGGEISPGPSVETDEEILAWVAKDGETALHPSCTCKMGTDEMAVVDPAGMRVHGVEGLRVVDASVMPYVTNGNIYAPVMMIAEKAADLILGNQPLAPSEAVYYRHRDARTQAG, from the coding sequence ATGGCTCCTCAGCAGTACGACTTCGTCATCGTCGGTGGTGGATCGGCCGGCAGCGCACTGGCCAACCGGCTCTCCGCCGACCCGGGCAACCGGGTACTGGTCCTGGAGGCCGGCCGGCCCGACTACCCGTGGGACGTCTTCATCCACATGCCCGCGGCGCTGACCTACCCGATCGGCAGCCGCTTCTACGACTGGAAGTACGAGTCCGAACCCGAGCCGCACATGGGCGGGCGCCGCGTCTACCACGCCCGCGGCAAGGTGCTCGGCGGTTCCAGCAGCATCAACGGCATGATCTTCCAGCGCGGCAACCCCATGGACTACGAGCGCTGGGCCGCCGATCCCGGCATGGAGACCTGGGACTACGCGCACTGTCTGCCGTACTTCAAGCGCATGGAGAACTGCCTCGCGGCCGACCCCGACGACGAGTTCCGCGGCCATGACGGCCCGCTCGTCCTGGAGCGCGGCCCGGCCGACAACCCGCTCTTCGGCGCCTTCCTCAAGGCCACCGAGGAGGCGGGGTACCCGCCCACCGAGGACGTCAACGGCTACCGGCAGGAAGGCTTCGCCAAGTTCGACCGCAACGTCCATCGCGGACGCCGGCTCTCGGCCTCCAAGGCCTATCTGAAACCCGCCAGGAAGCGGCCCAACCTCACGGTCACCACCCGCGCCCTCGTCACCCGCGTCCTGTTCGAGGGCAAGCGGGCCGTCGGCGTCGAGTACCGGCGCGGCCGGGGCGCGCTCCAGCAGGTCCGCGCCAAGGAGGTGATCCTGTGCGGCGGCGCGATCAACTCCCCGCAGCTGCTCCAGCTGTCCGGCGTCGGCAACGCCGGGGAACTGCGCGCCCTCGGCATCGACGTCGTCCACGACCTGCCGGGCGTCGGCGAGAACCTCCAGGACCACCTGGAGGTGTACATCCAGTACGCCTGCAAGCAGCCCGTCTCCGTGCAGCCGTACCTCGCGAAGTGGCGCGCCCCCTTCATCGGCCTGCAATGGCTGTTCCGCAAGGGCCCGGCCGCCACCAACCACTTCGAGGCGGGCGGCTTCTGCCGCAGCAACGACGACGTGGACTACCCCAACCTGATGTTCCACTTCCTGCCGATCGCGGTCCGCTACGACGGCTCCGTGCCGGCCGGCGGCCACGGCTACCAGGTGCACGTGGGACCCATGTACTCCGACGCCCTCGGTTCCGTGAAGATCAGGAGCAGGGACCCGGAGGAGCATCCGGCGCTGCGTTTCAACTACCTGTCCACCGAACAGGACCGCCGCGAATGGGTCGAGGCCGTCCGCGTCGCGCGCAGGCTGCTCAACCAGCCCGCGCTGGCCCCCTACAACGGCGGGGAGATCTCGCCCGGACCGTCCGTCGAGACCGACGAGGAGATCCTCGCCTGGGTCGCCAAGGACGGCGAGACCGCCCTGCACCCCTCCTGCACCTGCAAGATGGGCACCGACGAGATGGCCGTCGTCGACCCGGCCGGCATGCGGGTGCACGGGGTCGAGGGGCTGCGGGTCGTCGACGCCTCGGTGATGCCCTACGTCACCAACGGCAACATCTACGCGCCGGTGATGATGATCGCGGAGAAGGCGGCCGACCTCATCCTCGGCAACCAGCCGCTCGCTCCCTCCGAGGCCGTGTACTACCGGCACCGGGACGCCCGCACCCAGGCCGGGTAA
- a CDS encoding bifunctional 3-phenylpropionate/cinnamic acid dioxygenase ferredoxin subunit, producing MMIPACRLVDLPRGEAYRLDIDPPVSVFHTDDGEVFAIDDTCTHQDASLADGWLEGCEVECPLHASKFDLRTGAVDAPPAKRPVRTHEVHVEDGMIYVRLSLDAPNLPPCVAARLAGGPA from the coding sequence ATGATGATTCCCGCGTGCCGTCTCGTGGATCTCCCCCGAGGCGAGGCCTACCGGCTCGACATCGATCCGCCGGTCTCGGTGTTCCACACCGACGACGGCGAGGTCTTCGCCATCGACGACACCTGCACCCATCAGGACGCCTCGCTCGCCGACGGCTGGCTGGAGGGCTGCGAGGTCGAATGCCCGCTGCACGCCTCGAAGTTCGACCTGCGCACGGGCGCCGTCGACGCCCCGCCGGCCAAGCGTCCGGTCCGCACCCACGAGGTCCACGTCGAGGACGGCATGATCTACGTCCGGCTGTCCCTGGACGCCCCCAACCTGCCGCCCTGTGTCGCGGCCCGGCTCGCCGGCGGACCCGCGTGA
- a CDS encoding S-(hydroxymethyl)mycothiol dehydrogenase: protein MAHEVRAVVARAKSAPVTVETIVVPDPGPGEALVQVEACGVCHTDLHYRDGGINDDFPFLLGHEAAGRVEAVGEGVTGVEPGDFVVLNWRAVCGTCRACSKGRPWYCFATHNAAQSMTLLDGTPLSPALGIGAFAEKTLVAAGQCTKVDPAAPATAAGLLGCGVMAGFGAAVNTGAVGRGDSVAVIGCGGVGMAAVAGARLAGATKVIAVDVDPRKLERATAMGATHTVDSRATDPVEAIRELTGGHGADVVVEAVGRPETYEQAFYARDLAGTVVLVGVPTPEMRLELPLLDVFGRGGALKSSWYGDCLPSRDFPALIDLYLGGRFDLDAFVSETIGLGDVEKAFEKMQRGEVLRSVVVL, encoded by the coding sequence ATGGCTCATGAGGTTCGTGCTGTCGTCGCCCGGGCGAAGAGCGCCCCCGTCACCGTCGAGACGATCGTCGTACCCGACCCGGGGCCCGGGGAGGCGCTGGTGCAGGTGGAGGCGTGCGGGGTCTGCCACACCGACCTCCACTACCGGGACGGCGGGATCAACGACGACTTCCCCTTCCTGCTGGGCCACGAGGCGGCCGGCCGTGTCGAAGCCGTGGGGGAGGGCGTCACCGGCGTCGAACCCGGCGACTTCGTCGTCCTCAACTGGCGCGCGGTGTGCGGCACGTGCCGGGCGTGCAGCAAGGGCAGACCCTGGTACTGCTTCGCCACCCACAACGCGGCGCAGTCCATGACCCTGCTCGACGGCACCCCGCTCTCGCCCGCCCTCGGCATCGGTGCCTTCGCGGAGAAGACCCTGGTCGCCGCCGGGCAGTGCACCAAGGTGGACCCGGCGGCCCCGGCGACCGCCGCGGGGCTCCTCGGCTGCGGTGTGATGGCGGGCTTCGGTGCCGCCGTGAACACCGGTGCCGTCGGCCGCGGCGACTCCGTCGCCGTCATCGGCTGCGGCGGGGTCGGCATGGCCGCCGTCGCGGGGGCGCGGCTCGCGGGCGCCACCAAGGTCATCGCCGTCGACGTCGACCCGCGCAAGCTGGAGCGGGCCACCGCCATGGGGGCCACGCACACCGTCGACTCGCGCGCGACCGACCCCGTCGAGGCGATCCGTGAACTGACCGGCGGCCACGGTGCCGACGTGGTCGTCGAGGCGGTCGGCCGCCCGGAGACGTACGAGCAGGCCTTCTACGCCCGCGATCTCGCAGGCACCGTCGTCCTGGTCGGGGTGCCCACCCCGGAGATGAGACTGGAACTGCCGCTGCTCGACGTCTTCGGGCGCGGCGGGGCCCTGAAGTCCAGCTGGTACGGCGACTGTCTGCCCTCGCGCGACTTCCCGGCCCTCATCGACCTCTACCTCGGCGGGCGCTTCGACCTGGACGCCTTCGTCTCCGAGACCATCGGCCTCGGGGACGTGGAGAAGGCGTTCGAGAAGATGCAGCGCGGCGAGGTGCTGCGCTCCGTGGTGGTGCTGTGA
- a CDS encoding PAS domain S-box protein: MSGAAEERFRGLLEAAPDAMVIVDDAGIIKLVNAQTEALFGYAREDLLGRPVELLMPHRFRGQHGVHRGRYAANRQVRPMGAGLDLHGLRKDGTEFPVEISLSPMETADGLLVSAAVRDVSDRKAAEARINELAALVESSQDAILAKTLDGYITYWNAAAQRLYGYTAEEAIGRHVSMLSPAALHGDINALLKRLRHGEKVEHFETLRVTKAGTLLDVDVTLWPTRDTRGKVVGACAIVRDISDRKRAEAELTELYEQQRHIALTLQRSLMGTPPALPGLATASRYRPATQGAGVGGDWFDLIPLGAGRVGVLIGDVMGRGLEAAAVMGQLRSAAHALARTGMQPRQLMQELESSVTDLDVPDQLVTCCYLTIAPDTGTVTVCSAGHLPTLVAVPGEGVRGLDVPVNAPLGVGDVLYEQSSVAVPPGATLVLYTDGLIETPGSDIEERVGELTSLLNEFFLDAPCLEAAADHVLAGLLPDAESHNDDVTLLLAQLPDAPPDAVSTDLAAVPSSVPEGRAFLSKALLSWDCAALADEALLLLSETLTNAVQHAEGPVGVRLCRTATGLTVEVSDHSPHLPQPRRAADDEESGRGLLLVRTLADSWGVRPTDEGKTTWFTLRL, encoded by the coding sequence GTGTCCGGAGCCGCTGAGGAAAGGTTCCGGGGGCTGCTCGAGGCCGCTCCGGACGCCATGGTCATCGTCGACGACGCCGGGATCATCAAGCTCGTCAATGCCCAGACCGAGGCACTCTTCGGCTACGCCCGCGAGGACCTGCTCGGCCGTCCCGTCGAACTGCTCATGCCGCACCGCTTCCGCGGCCAGCACGGCGTGCACCGCGGCCGGTACGCGGCCAACCGCCAGGTCCGCCCGATGGGTGCCGGACTCGATCTGCACGGCCTGCGCAAGGACGGCACCGAGTTCCCCGTCGAGATCAGCCTGAGCCCGATGGAGACGGCGGACGGACTCCTGGTCTCCGCCGCCGTCCGCGACGTCAGCGACCGCAAGGCCGCCGAGGCCCGCATCAACGAGCTCGCCGCCCTGGTCGAGTCCTCCCAGGACGCCATCCTCGCCAAGACCCTCGACGGGTACATCACCTACTGGAACGCGGCCGCCCAGCGGCTGTACGGCTACACCGCCGAGGAGGCCATCGGCCGCCACGTGTCGATGCTCTCCCCGGCCGCACTGCACGGCGACATCAACGCCCTGCTGAAACGGCTGCGGCACGGCGAGAAGGTGGAGCACTTCGAGACACTGCGGGTCACCAAGGCCGGCACCCTGCTGGACGTGGACGTGACCCTGTGGCCGACGCGGGACACCCGTGGGAAGGTCGTCGGCGCCTGCGCCATCGTCCGGGACATCAGCGACCGCAAACGCGCGGAGGCCGAGCTCACCGAACTGTACGAGCAGCAGCGGCACATCGCGCTCACCCTCCAGCGCAGCCTCATGGGCACCCCGCCCGCCCTGCCCGGCCTCGCCACCGCCAGCCGCTACCGCCCGGCCACGCAGGGCGCCGGCGTGGGCGGCGACTGGTTCGACCTGATCCCGCTCGGGGCCGGGCGGGTGGGGGTGCTCATCGGCGACGTCATGGGCCGCGGCCTGGAGGCGGCCGCCGTCATGGGCCAGCTGCGCTCGGCCGCGCACGCCCTCGCCAGGACCGGGATGCAGCCACGTCAGCTCATGCAGGAGCTGGAGAGCTCCGTCACCGACCTCGACGTCCCCGACCAGCTCGTCACCTGCTGCTATCTGACGATCGCCCCGGACACCGGCACGGTCACCGTCTGCTCCGCCGGTCATCTGCCGACCCTGGTCGCCGTCCCCGGCGAGGGGGTGCGCGGCCTGGACGTCCCGGTCAACGCGCCGCTCGGGGTCGGTGACGTGCTCTACGAGCAGTCGTCGGTGGCGGTCCCGCCCGGCGCCACGCTCGTCCTCTACACCGACGGCCTCATCGAGACGCCCGGCAGCGACATCGAGGAACGCGTCGGTGAACTCACCTCGCTGCTGAACGAGTTCTTCCTCGACGCACCGTGTCTGGAGGCCGCCGCCGACCACGTGCTCGCCGGTCTGCTGCCGGACGCGGAGAGCCACAACGACGACGTCACCCTCCTGCTCGCCCAGCTGCCGGACGCACCCCCGGACGCCGTGAGCACCGACCTCGCCGCCGTCCCCTCGTCGGTCCCGGAGGGCAGGGCCTTCCTGAGCAAGGCCCTGCTCTCCTGGGACTGTGCCGCCCTGGCGGACGAGGCGCTGCTGCTGCTCTCCGAGACCCTCACCAACGCCGTCCAGCACGCCGAGGGCCCCGTGGGGGTCCGCCTGTGCCGCACCGCCACCGGCCTCACCGTCGAGGTGAGCGACCACAGCCCGCATCTGCCCCAGCCCCGCCGGGCCGCCGACGACGAGGAGTCCGGCCGCGGTCTGCTCCTGGTCAGGACCCTCGCCGACAGCTGGGGCGTCCGCCCGACCGACGAGGGCAAGACGACCTGGTTCACGCTGCGGCTCTAG
- a CDS encoding aromatic ring-hydroxylating dioxygenase subunit alpha, whose product MTSTSLPDSLIATLPGTSYTDPGLFAQEQERIFEAMWFCAVRASDLPRPGAFRTVEVGRESILIARARDGSVRAWFNVCRHRGAKLCTEESGEVKRAFQCPYHAWTYDLTGKLVAAPNLTKMPDVGRTEYGLASVAVREWLGYVWVCLAEDPPPFEEVVQDVVARLGDTESIEHYDIAGLEVGRRIVYDVRANWKLIVENFMECYHCATIHPELTEVLPEFADGYAAQYYVGHGAEFGEDVRGFTVDGSEGLDRIPGVSADQDRRYYAITVRPQVFINLVPDHVIFHRMYPVAADRTVVECDWLYLPHVVQSGKDVSRSVELFDRVNRQDFEACERTQPGMRSRLYAKGGVLVPSEHHIAEFHDWVQARLGAQPR is encoded by the coding sequence GTGACCTCGACCAGCCTGCCCGACAGCCTGATCGCCACCCTTCCCGGCACCTCCTACACCGATCCCGGGCTCTTCGCGCAGGAGCAGGAGCGCATCTTCGAAGCGATGTGGTTCTGCGCCGTCCGCGCCTCCGACCTGCCCAGGCCCGGTGCTTTCCGGACCGTGGAGGTGGGCCGGGAGAGCATCCTGATCGCGCGTGCGCGGGACGGCTCGGTGCGCGCCTGGTTCAACGTCTGCCGTCATCGGGGCGCCAAACTGTGCACGGAGGAGTCCGGGGAGGTGAAGCGGGCCTTCCAATGCCCCTACCACGCCTGGACGTACGACCTGACGGGCAAGCTCGTGGCCGCGCCCAACCTGACGAAGATGCCGGACGTGGGCCGCACCGAGTACGGCCTGGCGAGCGTGGCGGTGCGCGAATGGCTCGGCTATGTGTGGGTGTGCCTGGCCGAGGACCCGCCGCCCTTCGAGGAGGTCGTCCAGGACGTGGTCGCGCGCCTCGGCGACACCGAGTCGATCGAGCACTACGACATCGCGGGGCTGGAGGTCGGCCGGCGGATCGTCTACGACGTCAGGGCCAACTGGAAGCTGATCGTCGAGAACTTCATGGAGTGCTACCACTGCGCGACGATCCATCCCGAACTCACCGAGGTGCTCCCGGAGTTCGCCGACGGGTACGCGGCGCAGTACTACGTCGGGCACGGCGCGGAGTTCGGCGAGGACGTCAGGGGCTTCACCGTCGACGGCTCGGAGGGGCTGGACCGGATCCCGGGGGTCTCCGCGGACCAGGACCGCAGGTACTACGCCATCACGGTGCGCCCGCAGGTGTTCATCAACCTCGTGCCCGACCATGTGATCTTCCACCGGATGTACCCGGTCGCCGCGGACCGCACCGTCGTCGAGTGCGACTGGCTGTACCTGCCGCACGTCGTGCAGAGCGGCAAGGACGTCAGCCGCTCGGTGGAGCTGTTCGACCGGGTCAACCGGCAGGACTTCGAAGCCTGCGAGCGCACGCAGCCCGGCATGCGCTCACGGCTGTACGCCAAGGGCGGGGTGCTGGTCCCCAGCGAGCACCACATCGCCGAGTTCCACGACTGGGTCCAGGCCCGGCTCGGGGCTCAGCCCAGGTAG
- a CDS encoding aldehyde dehydrogenase family protein: protein MADLYVDGEWREPVAGGRREIRCPADGTLSATVSEGSRADTEAALAAARRAFDAGPWPHTPERDRGTLLLRTADLIERDAKEFARAESLDTGKRLVESEYDIADVVSCLRYYGGLGGTDAGRVIDTGRDDATSRVVYEPIGVCGLITPWNYPLLQASWKVAPALLAGNTIVLKPSELTPSTSILLMKALEEAGLPAGAANLVLGTGPEVGAPLAEDPRVDMVSFTGGVETGKRIMATAAATVKKVALELGGKNPNVVFADADFETAVDFALTAVFLHSGQVCSAGARLIVEDSLHDRFVDEVVRRARQIRLGGPFDPEAETGALISAQHLAKVEAYVAAGVAEGAVLRCGGRRPDDPALANGHYYPPTVLDECRQDMRVVHEESFGPVLTVERFTDEDDAVRIANDTEYGLAGAVWTQDAGRAQRVARRLRHGTVWINDYHPYVPQAEWGGFGHSGVGRELGPTGLDEYREPKHIWQNIQPRPQHWFRG, encoded by the coding sequence GTGGCAGACCTGTACGTGGACGGTGAATGGCGGGAGCCGGTGGCCGGAGGCCGCCGGGAGATCCGATGTCCCGCCGACGGCACGCTCTCCGCGACCGTCTCCGAAGGCAGCCGGGCCGACACCGAGGCGGCCCTCGCCGCCGCCCGCCGGGCCTTCGACGCAGGACCCTGGCCGCACACCCCCGAGCGGGACCGGGGCACCCTGCTGCTGCGCACCGCCGACCTGATCGAGCGCGACGCCAAGGAGTTCGCCCGCGCCGAGTCCCTCGACACCGGCAAGCGGCTGGTGGAGAGCGAGTACGACATCGCCGACGTCGTCTCCTGTCTTCGCTATTACGGCGGCCTCGGCGGCACCGACGCCGGCCGCGTGATCGACACCGGACGGGACGACGCCACAAGCCGCGTGGTCTACGAGCCGATCGGGGTCTGCGGACTGATCACACCCTGGAACTACCCTCTTCTGCAAGCGAGTTGGAAGGTCGCCCCGGCCCTCCTGGCCGGAAACACGATCGTCCTCAAGCCCAGTGAACTCACCCCCTCCACCTCGATCCTGCTCATGAAGGCGCTGGAGGAGGCCGGACTCCCCGCGGGTGCGGCCAACCTCGTCCTCGGCACCGGCCCCGAGGTGGGCGCACCGCTCGCCGAGGACCCCCGCGTCGACATGGTCTCCTTCACCGGGGGCGTGGAGACCGGCAAACGGATCATGGCCACCGCCGCCGCGACCGTGAAGAAGGTCGCCCTGGAGCTCGGCGGCAAGAACCCCAACGTCGTCTTCGCCGACGCCGACTTCGAGACGGCCGTGGACTTCGCGCTCACGGCCGTCTTCCTGCACTCCGGGCAGGTCTGCTCGGCCGGGGCCCGGCTGATCGTCGAGGACTCCCTGCACGACCGCTTCGTCGACGAGGTGGTCCGCCGTGCCCGGCAGATCCGCCTCGGCGGCCCCTTCGACCCCGAGGCCGAGACCGGGGCGCTGATCTCCGCCCAGCACCTGGCGAAGGTCGAGGCGTATGTCGCGGCCGGTGTGGCCGAGGGCGCCGTCCTGCGCTGCGGCGGCCGACGACCCGACGACCCCGCCCTGGCCAACGGCCACTACTACCCGCCCACCGTGCTCGACGAGTGCCGGCAGGACATGCGGGTGGTGCACGAGGAGTCCTTCGGGCCGGTCCTCACCGTCGAGCGCTTCACCGACGAGGACGACGCCGTGCGCATCGCCAACGACACCGAGTACGGCCTCGCCGGGGCGGTCTGGACGCAGGACGCCGGGAGGGCCCAGCGGGTCGCCCGCCGGCTGCGGCACGGCACCGTGTGGATCAACGACTACCACCCCTATGTGCCGCAGGCCGAGTGGGGTGGCTTCGGGCATTCCGGAGTGGGCCGGGAACTGGGACCGACCGGCCTCGACGAGTACCGCGAGCCCAAGCACATCTGGCAGAACATCCAACCCCGGCCGCAGCACTGGTTCCGCGGCTGA
- a CDS encoding FAD-dependent oxidoreductase — protein sequence MRMVAVVGASLAGLSAARSLRGQGFDGRLVVIGDELHRPYDRPPLSKEFLAGSLAETELALEPDDEDLRAEWLLGVRAVGLDGPQRAVRLADGSEVRADGVVIATGAAARTLPGTDGLAGVHTLRTLDDARALRDELALGGRLVVIGGGFIGAEVASTAYALGLDVTVVEAAPTPLAGPLGETMGGIVSALHADHGVRLLCGVGVQGLRGVSRVEAVLLEDGRSIPADTVVVGVGARPCVEWLAGSGLELADGVRCGADGRTGLPGVVAVGDCASWYDPRAGLHRRVEHWTGARERPDAAVTALLAGGAVEPGAPRPPYFWSDQYGVKIQFAGHAAAADSVTIEEGARDDRNVLAVYRRSGHPVAVLGMNQPRLFTRWRKQLAAAA from the coding sequence GTGAGGATGGTCGCCGTGGTCGGCGCCTCGCTCGCCGGACTCTCGGCGGCCCGCTCGCTGCGCGGACAGGGCTTCGACGGGCGGCTCGTGGTCATCGGCGACGAGCTGCACCGCCCGTACGACCGGCCCCCGTTGTCCAAGGAGTTCCTGGCCGGCTCCCTGGCCGAGACCGAACTCGCGCTGGAGCCGGACGACGAGGACCTGCGGGCCGAGTGGCTCCTCGGCGTCCGCGCCGTCGGCCTCGACGGCCCGCAGCGCGCCGTACGGCTCGCCGACGGCAGCGAGGTACGGGCGGACGGCGTCGTCATCGCGACCGGCGCCGCCGCCCGGACCCTGCCCGGCACGGACGGCCTGGCCGGGGTGCACACCCTGCGCACCCTGGACGACGCCCGTGCCCTGCGCGACGAACTGGCCCTCGGGGGACGGCTGGTGGTGATCGGCGGCGGTTTCATCGGCGCCGAGGTCGCCTCCACCGCGTACGCCCTCGGACTCGACGTGACCGTCGTGGAGGCGGCCCCCACCCCCCTGGCCGGACCGCTCGGCGAGACCATGGGCGGGATCGTCTCGGCCCTCCACGCCGACCATGGCGTACGGCTGCTGTGCGGGGTCGGCGTCCAGGGGCTGCGCGGCGTGAGCCGTGTCGAGGCCGTCCTGCTGGAGGACGGCCGCAGCATCCCCGCCGACACCGTGGTCGTGGGGGTCGGCGCCCGCCCCTGCGTCGAGTGGCTCGCGGGCTCCGGCCTGGAGCTCGCCGACGGTGTCAGGTGCGGCGCCGACGGCCGGACCGGTCTGCCCGGTGTGGTCGCGGTCGGGGACTGCGCCTCCTGGTACGACCCGCGCGCGGGCCTGCACCGCCGTGTCGAGCACTGGACCGGCGCCCGGGAGCGGCCCGACGCGGCCGTCACCGCGCTGCTGGCCGGCGGTGCGGTGGAACCGGGCGCGCCGAGGCCGCCGTACTTCTGGTCCGACCAGTACGGCGTGAAGATCCAGTTCGCCGGTCACGCGGCCGCCGCCGACAGCGTGACCATCGAGGAGGGCGCCCGGGACGATCGCAACGTCCTGGCCGTCTACCGGCGTTCCGGTCACCCGGTCGCCGTGCTCGGGATGAACCAGCCGCGGCTCTTCACGCGCTGGCGCAAGCAGCTCGCCGCAGCGGCCTGA
- a CDS encoding IclR family transcriptional regulator, producing the protein MQSVDRAIHVMEILAQRGEAGVSEVAAEIDVHKSTAFRLLGALEARGLVEQAGERGKYRLGFGIVRLAGAVTGRIDITQQSRPVCEDLAEEIGETVNLAVMQERYAVNLYQVRGPGAVTAQNWVGQLTPLHATSSGKILLAHLSAEERAALLTETGLKKVTPRTITAKTKLEKNLAEARERGYAWALEELELGLHAMAAPVRDRDGEVIAALSASGPAYRLSEERLHELAPVLVKGAEEISHRMGYLG; encoded by the coding sequence GTGCAGTCCGTCGACCGGGCCATTCACGTCATGGAGATCCTGGCCCAGCGCGGCGAGGCCGGGGTCAGTGAGGTGGCCGCCGAGATCGACGTCCACAAGTCCACCGCCTTCCGGCTCCTCGGCGCCCTGGAAGCGCGCGGCCTGGTGGAACAGGCGGGTGAGCGCGGCAAGTACCGGCTCGGTTTCGGTATCGTGCGCCTGGCCGGCGCGGTCACCGGGCGCATCGACATCACCCAGCAGAGCCGCCCGGTCTGCGAGGACCTCGCCGAGGAGATCGGCGAGACCGTGAACCTCGCCGTGATGCAGGAGCGGTACGCGGTCAACCTCTACCAGGTGCGCGGCCCGGGTGCCGTCACCGCGCAGAACTGGGTCGGCCAGCTGACCCCGCTGCACGCCACGTCGAGCGGCAAGATCCTGCTGGCCCACCTGTCCGCCGAGGAGCGCGCCGCGCTGCTGACCGAGACCGGCCTGAAGAAGGTCACCCCGCGCACCATCACCGCGAAGACCAAGCTGGAGAAGAACCTCGCCGAGGCCCGGGAGCGGGGTTACGCCTGGGCCCTGGAGGAACTGGAGCTCGGCCTGCACGCCATGGCCGCGCCGGTCCGCGACCGGGACGGGGAGGTCATCGCGGCCCTCAGCGCCTCGGGGCCCGCGTACCGGCTCTCCGAGGAGCGCCTGCACGAGCTCGCCCCGGTCCTGGTCAAGGGTGCCGAGGAGATCAGCCACCGGATGGGCTACCTGGGCTGA